CAAAACTAAAATCGTTATACTTGTCCGAAAATTTATTTGCCCAACTATCTAAACAAAGCCACGCCATTCTTCTGTCGTATCGAGGCATGAGCCTCCAAATTAACCGCCTCCAAAAAGATTTCAACGCACAATACACGCTATGGCTTCTTCTGCCTCATCGTAGACCAAAAATTGTCCCAAACTAATGCTGCCCATGTTGTTTCAAACGGCGTATCTAAATCTTCCCCAGTCCAACGTAGCACTAGAGTGGCTTTAGTCTTGGTGCATTTTCAGTTTTGCAACATCTCCAATCGATGGCGACTATCCAATTGTTCACTTCCCTGTTGTCTGCATGACTGTGAAATGTTTCAGAATATGAAGCTTAAACAACAATTTAAATGTCTAAATAGTTTACTTCACACTACACAGGCGTACAAAGAGTTTCCTACTTTTTTCATCTTTAATCTACGTTCTATTAAAAAATGCAGAGACAATGTTTCACTACTCTGATGCTATACGAGAGCGCAAAAGAAAAACCACAATAGAAAATGATATTGAATCTAGATGATGAACATTACAATCTAGTTGGCATTTTAAAGCCTTTGATTTTACGTGAATAACCAATAACCAGTAGTTTCATAAATGTTAAATATTATTAATCTAAATTAAACCAAACCTATCTAATTTAACTAAAAACTAATCCAAATGTAATATTCTCCAACATATTAACACCAATAAAAGAGATAATTAGGTGGCCAACACCTAAGAGGTGACCCCAAGGccctttatttttatttccttAAAGATAAATGTTGAGGTGTGGGAGAATTTTGAGAGGGGTGGCCAACACTTAAGACTTGACCCCAAGACCCTTTATTTCCTTAAAGAAAAATGTTAAGATGTGCGAGAATTTTGAGAGGGGAGGGCTGACTCTATTCTCTAAAGTAATGAAGGGGAAAGACTATGAGCTTTTATCGCAATTTATGAATAGTTTGAAGGATGGAACGGTGCAAGTAGGGGGTGTTAGAATAGAAGTCTCTCAGGAGCTAATTGAGAAATACATAGGCCTAAGATGTGAGGGGGAGAAGGTTCTACTTTAGATTAAGAATCATGCCTATATGGAGTACATGACATCAAAATGAGTTCAATCAAGAAGATTTGTTGGCACCATGGCATGTTGTGAGCTATCAATTCATCAAATAATATTCTAAAAGGTAAGCTCTCCACTATCCATGATTACCATTTCCTGCTCTTAAATCATCTAAGGTACACACAATTGATTAGTTTTCCTTATTTTGTATTAGTTTTCCttccttttctattttttcttgattGTTGCTCCTCCACTCAACCCTACCCCTATGTAGAACACGTTACCCTCTCACCAAAACTCCAATGCTCCTTGCATGGAGGGAAATAAAAAAGTATTACCTTTGTTGACAATAACTCATATTCCTCCAGTCAAGGATTTATAGTATCAAGTTATTAAGCGTTGACTTATATTTTTATAATGGCAAGGTTATCTAGTATTAAGTGGTGATACAAGAATACACAATTGATTATATATATTATCAAGCATATATATCTTTagcaaaattatttaaaatatatctaGAGAACGATACCTCTTCAAATATTTTATACAATTTTATTAAAGAAATACATAGTAGTTATTACTTAATCTGAGATGTTCTTATTAGGTAACCCATCTACCATTATGTCTAAATAGTAATAATTACAACAAAACACTTCAATCTAGATTTTGTCATTCAAAGATAAATAAAATGCACATAGAAAGAACAATAGTTTTAATCCAGGATGTTCTTATTAGGTAAGGTATCCATGATTATGTCTAAATagtaacaattacaacaaaacatttcaatctagtttttgtcaATCAGATACAAATAAAATGCTCATAGAAAGCACAATGCTTTCCCTTTCTCCTTAAATGAACAATTGAGAATTAAATACTTATACATACAAGGTACTAGTTAATGTGGATTTTGCAGGATTAATTTTTATAAATAGGTAAAAAAGACAAAGAGTTATTTTGTTGTACATagacaaaattatttaaaaaaaaatgttttaatcaatatcttaaaaaaatcattaataaaatttaaaagtcCTAATGGTGAGATGATGTTATGTTGAAAGATTTAAGTTTTTTAGTCATGCATATATGTAGATTTGGTGGGATTAAATTtttatcctaattaattaaaaatgaCGAGTATAGATGTTAGAACATACATTTGATTATATTTACTATCTATCATGTATATctgtaataaatatataaaatatgtgAAGACAATATTTTTCTCTTCATATATTTTATGTAACTTTATCAAACATATATATGCCAGTAAATTGCTCATTTtagatattattattaaataagtTATCTACCATTCAATTTCAAGTGTAAAAAAAAAGTTTCTaagatattattattaaataagCTATCTGTCATTCACTTTCAAGTAGAACAAAACCTTTCAATTGAATAATTGTCAGTCAAAGATTATTAAAATATTCTTTAAATGATCAGTTGGAAACCAAATATTTTACAACATAACAGAATACTTATCACAACAGAAAACAAAGACATTCCTAATATATTTATTAGAATTTATCACAATAGAAAACAGAGACATACCTAACATATTTATTAATATTTCGTAATCTACATGTTGTTATTAGATAAGCTATCTACCATTCAGTATAAGAGATGCAACGAAACCTTTCAATTCAAGAGCAGTCAGTCCAAAATAAATCACGAGAAACATTAGAGTACCTTTCAATTCATGAGAAACACGagagtttctctttctctttaaatGAGGGATTGGGAACCGATTGATTACAGCGAATAGCCTTAATTGTAAACAATGGCAGATCATCGCCAGCTTCACGTGGTGATGTTGCCTTGGCTTGCACATGGCCATATAACACCCTACCTAGACCTAGCCAAGGGCCTCCTCTCTCATGGCCTCAGAATTTCCTTCCTCTCCACTCCGCTTAACATTGCACGGATAAAAAAGCAGATAGTGCCTGGAATTGAGCTGGTGGAGCTCCCACTGCCATCTGTGGATGGCCTGCCCTCAGGCGTCGAGTCCACCGCAGGTTTATCAGAGATAGGAAGAACAGACTTAGTGCCGCTGCTCGTCCAAGCGATAGATCTTTGCGAGGAGCCCTTAGGAGCTCTCCTGAAACTGCTTTCCCCAAATTTTGTCATACATGATCCGTTATTGTACTGGATTCCTCGGGTTGCCAAGAAAAAGGGCATTCCCACTATAAATCTCATGGTGGTTAACATGGCTGCCATGAGTTTCACAATAGGGCAGCTCAGGCAGGGACTGCCCGAAATCCCAACAGCCGAGGATCTGACTGTACCGCCACCCGGATTTCCCTCATTGGGCGTCCGCCGCCGAATTTTTGAAACCCGGAAGGATCTGCCGTTGTATCAAAACAAGCGGCATAACATTTGTGATGACCTCGCCTTCATGGACCGCCTTTCCCTGTCTGTGGAGGAAAGTTGGGCAACGGCTTGCAATACTTGCCGAGAGTTGGATGGGAAATTTGTGGACTATTTTCAAAGAATCACCGGGCGGTTAATGTTTCCCGTGGGGATTTCCATGCCCAGCCTGCCGCTGCGGCCTGATGCAGACCGTTGCTTGGACTGGCTGGACAAGCAGCCTGCTCATTCTGTGGTGTTTGCGTCCTTCGGCAGTGAATGCGTTTTCACCGCCCAAGAGCTCGGTGCTCTCCTGTTAGGCTTGGACGAATGTAAAATTCCGTTCTTGTGTGTTCTTCTTGGCAATGCGGCAGCTGAGTTACACCAAGGCTTTGAGGATCACACCCATGGCAGAGGACTCGTCATTACAGAGTGGGCGCCTCAGTTGCATATCTTGAACCATCCTTCCACTGGAGCATTTCTTTCACATTGTGGGTGGAATTCTGTAACTGAAGGCCTGAGGTTTGGACAGCCTTTTGTTGCTCTTCCAATCCAGTACGAGCAGGGCATAACTGCAAGACTAATTGCTGAGGATTTGAAGTTAGGAGTGGAGGTGAGAAGAAACGAGGAGGATGGTTCTTTCACTAAGGAGGACGTAGCTAAAGCTGTAAGAGCTGTGATGGTGGAGGAAGAAGGCAAGCGGATCAAATCCAATGTTGAGGAAATTAGTAGGGTGCTGACCAGTAACGATTGCCAAGTCCGTCGAACAAACATCCGCAACTTTGTCTCTGCGCTCAAGGACAAAGCCTCCAGCAAACAAACTGTCTGATAAATATGTCTACGTTTATATCTATATCCATATTTATATTTCTAGGTGTTTGTGTTATTGTATTCCTTTTAGTGCTTTCAAATGGTTTAACTGTTTGTTGGACTATTAAGGTTTACTCTAATAAAGTCACCTTAGTGACTTgcaatttttcattagtttattaaTGTTTTTATTGAATAATTAGTTACTTTCTTGTAGGTTGGTTATTCAAGAAGTTATATTGGAGAGGTTTTGATAAAGCTATAATGTAATACATTGAAAATCAACTTTCAATAATATCattgttattttatatttaaaattgtgtaaatgtaaatgtttgttgaTTTTTACAATACTGTTTTATCAAGTAACTTTCATATCACTCAATAATTTCGAAGTCAACAAAATTACTTATTTGATTTGtcatatataaaaaaatgttgATATAGGAaggtttcatttttattttttctaatgaAAAATAAGTAGAATTTATATTTTTCTTAATTAGTTGTTAGATTTTGTTTGGTTTTTCACTTCATGACAAATCTATTTGCAATTTATACTAAGATAAATTTTGTGTAATGGAACAAAAGGGAACTTGAATATTAAGTTGTTTCTTACTGTTTTTGTTGTTCCTATGAATCAGGCTCTTTGCATGGAGGGTATGCTACTCATGGGTATGTCTGACCTCTCCTAGATTTTGTTTGGTCTTTCACTTACTGATAAATCTATTTGCAATTTATATTGAGATAAATTTTGTGTAGTGGAACAAAGGGGAACTTGAATATTAAGTTATTTCTTAGTGCTTTTGTTGTAATTTTTAGGAGGAAACATGTTTTAAATTTCGGGatatgtgatgcaggagcacctaggtcctaatttccttgtttttgcaaattttggcttatactgaccttagccaagtcagtggtgaataaggactccaggtgggtccaagagtgagtattttggCAATGTGGGTTCAGGTGGAGTTCATTTtatctaggtttgcatttttgtgtagttagtgtgttttgagtagttttgacctttttggttggtcaaaagtgtcaaaaattgacaaaagccTTAGAGGGCGTTAAGTAAGCCTTAGACCTATTTAagatgtcatatgtgatgactgggtataggtctcttaggttggagagac
This Cryptomeria japonica unplaced genomic scaffold, Sugi_1.0 HiC_scaffold_1174, whole genome shotgun sequence DNA region includes the following protein-coding sequences:
- the LOC131873182 gene encoding putative UDP-rhamnose:rhamnosyltransferase 1 — protein: MLPWLAHGHITPYLDLAKGLLSHGLRISFLSTPLNIARIKKQIVPGIELVELPLPSVDGLPSGVESTAGLSEIGRTDLVPLLVQAIDLCEEPLGALLKLLSPNFVIHDPLLYWIPRVAKKKGIPTINLMVVNMAAMSFTIGQLRQGLPEIPTAEDLTVPPPGFPSLGVRRRIFETRKDLPLYQNKRHNICDDLAFMDRLSLSVEESWATACNTCRELDGKFVDYFQRITGRLMFPVGISMPSLPLRPDADRCLDWLDKQPAHSVVFASFGSECVFTAQELGALLLGLDECKIPFLCVLLGNAAAELHQGFEDHTHGRGLVITEWAPQLHILNHPSTGAFLSHCGWNSVTEGLRFGQPFVALPIQYEQGITARLIAEDLKLGVEVRRNEEDGSFTKEDVAKAVRAVMVEEEGKRIKSNVEEISRVLTSNDCQVRRTNIRNFVSALKDKASSKQTV